GTTAGCTGAAATTTCAATTTCAGGAGTTGTAAGCTCTCGAACGAGTTGGAAAAACCGACGAGCAGGAAGAGTGATTGTCCCTTTTTCAGAGACGCTAGCTTCCATTTGAGCCCTCATACTTACGGTTAAGTCTGTAGCACTGATTGTTAGGATTCCATTTTTTGCTTCGATTAAGACATTTGCAAGGATTGGTATCGCAGGTTTGCTAGAAACAACGCTTTGAATTTTGCCAATGAGATTAGCCAGTTCAGGCCGGGAGATAGTGACTTTCATAGGTCCTCTAAATTAATTTTCCCTAGAGTAAGAAATAGAGGATGGGTTGTCAACTTTTTAACGCCCGTTCCATCGATCTTTTGTGTTCTCGCTCTTTAATTGAGGAGCGTTTGTCGTGCTGCTTCTTGCCGCGGGAAATGGCGATTTTCACCTTAGCTCTACCCCGTGTGAGATAGATGGCGAGGGGGATAATCGTGAGACCCTTCTCCTGAATTGAGCGTTTCAATTTTTCGATTTCTCTTTTGTGAAGGAGGAGTTTTCGATCCCGCTTCTCCTCATGATTGTGAATGTTGCCGAAGGAATAGGGAGCAATGCTGCAGCCCTTAAGCCATGCTTCCATTCTATCAATGATCACATAAGATTCTTGCAGAGATCCTCCATGATCTCTTAGAGATTTAATTTCAGTCCCCTGAAGAGACATTCCAGCTTCAAAGGTTTCTAAAATCTCATAATCATGACGGGCCCGCCGATTCGAAACGAGTTCAGATTCACTCTTCTTTTTCATCCCTCACATTCTCCCAGGAAAATTCATTGCCATCAAGGAAAATCTTCTTCTTGCGATTTTGAAGAAATCCTTGTATTATGTCCCACCTAAACTAAGGGTGTGGAATGAAGAAGTTATGGATTGTAGGTCTCGCTCTACTGCTAGTTGGGTGTTCAACTGCTACCACCTATCACGCAAAAGATTTTCACGGAGAAGGGTACGGGGATTACCGCCTGTCAGCAGATAGATTTACCGTTACTTTTCGAGCCAATGAGCACACAGAACCCGAGGATGTTCGAAGATTTGCTCTAAGGCGTGCATCGGAAGTCGCAACCAATTATGGATATAGGTATTTTATCGTTGAACAGGAAAGAGATTTATCACATACAAGCACTGTTAAGTCTAAGGAGGAGCGAGTTAGCTCTTTTATAGATTTGCTAGAAGGAACAGAAGATCCGCAAAAAAAAATTATCGTGAGAGAAAGAGAAGTTCAAAAGCCCGCAATGGAATTTATGATTCGCTGCTATAATGAGAAGCCGAAGCAAGACGTTATTGATGCGTACCAGTTCCTTGCTTACCAGGCTTCTTAAGAAAACCGTAAACAAAGAATAGAATAATTCCACACCAAAAAATGGGCTCTGTCCATGTAGGGAGTCCCTTAAAAAGGACGTCTAAAAGGAGTTTTAAGCCGATCCATCCCACAATGAGGTGAGCTCCTATTTCTAGGCGGGGATATTTATCGATGAGATCGGTAAATATGCGGGCAGCAAAGCGCATTAAAATCAATCCTGATATCCCCCCAACATATACGATCCAGATCTTTGGTGGGAACTCGTGATGTTGGAAGCATACTCCAATCAAGGCAAGTCCTGCTAATATAGAGTCGATTGCAAAGATGAAATCAGTAAATTCAACCATCACAACAGTGCCCCAAAAGCTTCTTTGTTTGGGAGCTTGCACTTCGCTGCGTCGCCTTGAAAGAATGTGTGATAGTGCTAAATAGATCAAATAGGTGCCTCCAACAAGCTGTACCCAGTATAGCTGAATAAGGTAGGCAGCACTTAAGACACCAATAGCCCTTAAAACAACTGCTGAAACTAGACCAATAAACAGTGCTTTTTGGCGAAGCTGGTGAGGAAGCCCTCTGACAATAATAGCAATGGCTAGGGCATTATCAAGAGAGAGAATTCCTTCTAAGAAAATTAAGGTAATAAGGCGAGGGATATCAACGAGTGAAAAGGTTTGGTCTAACATACCTTTTATTTAACACACCGTGGGCTTTCTACCCAAACATCGATTGGCCAAGCGGAGTAATGCGGAGACAGTCTTTGCCTTCAAACGAACCGCTAGCAATGACCCCACCTTCAAAAAGCCAGTTAAAAATCACTTTGCGGATCAAAGCAAGTTCTTCCTTAGAATAATCAGGAAGAGAATACTTCCAATACCGTCCGGTTTTCTTTAGTGACATTTTACTGTTTTCTGAGATTGGGGCGATGATACCTTTCAAAAACTCATCAAAAAGGACCCATCCTGAACCAATAATCCGACCGATACTCTTTTCGATTTCGTGAATGTTACGTTCAGTGCAAATCTCTTTTGGAAACTCAGAAAAAGTGTATTTACTCAGAGTTTGTTTATAGGTATTGAGGGCTCTTTTCTCAATAGGGAGAGTAAGCCACTCCTCAGCATCTTTTGCTGAAAGGAGTTGGTTGTTTTCAATCCGTGCAAGTTTTAGAAAGAGCAGTTTGTTAAGAGCTCTTGCCATATATTCATTAAAGAGAGCTTGACCCTCTTCACTTTTTAGATCAAAACCTTTGCACTGTTTGGCAATTTGAGAAGCCGCGCTTTTTTCAAAAATCCACTCCTCATTTTGATCGAGACGGACAAAGAGAGGTTTGGTCATAGAAAGCGCAAGAATAGTTGATAAGTCTTCGGCAAAAGAGAAATCATGAGGGCGTGTCCGATTGACCTGCTCCTTTTCAGAAATCTCCTTGGGCTGACTTTCCTTTAGGAAGTTGAGGTAATCTTTCCACTCTTTAAACAGCGTGACAACTTCTACCCATTCTTCACCACTTTTTTCATAGATAAGACAGCAGACCAAATTGAACTCTAGATTGAGGAGGTGCTCTTCAAAAACCTCTTCAGTTAGCTCATATTTCTTCCGAATGTCATCAGAATACATCTTATGACCTGGAGCACCGAATAGATCTGTAATAATTCCATTGAGCACTGGGTCGCCGAGGTTTAGTTCCGATAAATATCTCTGAAATGTTTGGGGGGTTTCTAGGTATTTTTCAATTAGAGAATTAAAAATATTGTTTGACGTCCGAGGGATTGGGTACCAATTCGGTAGGACATGAATCGGTACCTTCTTAAGGAGTGCCTGCAAGAACTCCATCCCAGGTGTAAAATCATCCTCAAATTTTTGAATTTGAGTTTCAAAATATTTTCGCATTTCCTTATCGACAACAACCGTATCTTCTTCAATTTTAAATAGATCTGTTTTGGACAGTTTGTCTAAGATAGCCTGCAGTTCATCTAAATTCTTATCGAGTTGGCTTACAAGGCGACTAATTGGAATTCTTTGAGAGCTGTAAACAATTTCTTCTAAGACTTCTAGATCTTCAGGAGAAAAGTGTGACATCAAGACACGATTTTGAATATCCTTCTGATAGTCGTAATCTTCGAGGTTAATCTTATTCTTTCTAAAGATATTGGTCTCTGTCATTGAATTCCTATTTCTTTGTAAAATTGCAATTTGAATTGCCTTTCAGCCATTATAATATGAAAGTAGATTATTTATTGCAAGTGTCAAGTGAAATAATAAATTTATATCTATTATGCAGATAATAATTGGAATTTTCCTTTTGCATATGAAAAAAGGAGAAAAAAAGGAATATCTTTTATTCCCTTTGTTTTATATGCTATAGATAAAAATTTTTATTTTAGTTATCATCTTTTGGATGACCTATTCATTGGATTTTAGAAAAAAAGCACTGTCAATTCGAAGCAGAGAAAAATTGAGCTTTGCACAAGCAGCTAAATGTTTTGGTGTAAGCGTCAACAGTTTATTTCTTTGGTCTAAACAAATAGAGCCCAAACAAACTAAGAATAGACCTGCGATCAAGATTGATAAAGAGACTTTAATGGAGGACGTCGAAAAATATCCAGATGCCTTCTGCTATGAACGAGCCAATCGTTTAAACGTAACCGCCTCAGGCATTCGTAGTGCGATGAAGCGGCTAAAAATCAGCTATAAAAAAAACATTAAAGCATCCCAAAGCTTGCGAAAAAAAAAGAGACATTTTTCTGGAAAAGATCGCAAAATATAAAAAATTGGGAATGCCAATTGTATATATTGATGAGAGTGGATTTGCACATGACATGCCTCGAACTCATGGTTATGCAAAAATAGGAGAGCGTTGCTTTGGCACTCATGACTGGGGAGCAAAAGGTCGGACCAATGTAATAGGAGCACTCATTGGGAAAAGTCTTCTTACTCTTGCCCTATTCGATTGCACAATTAATACAGCAACAAACATGTTATCTAACACGATTTCGGTAGGAAATAATCCAATTGATGTTGAGATTGCTTCTGATGGAAATTTTGCTTATGTGACAGGTGCTTCATCCGATAGTTTGAGTGTTATTGACATAGGAACAAGTACAGTAAGTGCAACTATTGGAATCTCTAATAGTATCTGCAAAGAGTAAAAAGAATCATTTCAATGGAGCGATTGCGACGTAATACAAGATCTATAGTGATGAAGTACTGATTGCAACAATCCCAGCTTGAGATTTTAGAACATATGTGGATCATAATCGGAGGAAAAATAGAGCACACGTATACTAGGTGATTGCTGAAGATGAAACGGGGGCAGCAACAACAGGGAGTGTTTCTACAACGTCTTGAAGGTTTGGTGTTTTCTAGCGGCCGCGCACTGTGTTTAAGAAAAAGCGCGTGGCAAGCTTCCATCGAGATAGAGGGTCGAAAGGAAAATGGGTGGTTGGGAGCTCGTCGGCATTGATTCGATAGAGGAGCTGGTTAGTGTTCTTCCATGAGATATTGTGCGCACTTCCAATGCGAAAGATGTATTTATAGTGCTTTTTGGCAAGGGTCTGCGCTTTTTGGGTGAAGAGCCCAAAAGGGTAGACAAATGAGCTAATGGGAGTGGAGAGTTTTTCCTCGAGGAGCTTTTTGGATAGAAAAAGCTCATTTTCAATATTTATGTGTTTTGAAGTGAAGGGACGGTGGTGAAGGGAATGAGAAGCGATTTGAATGAGTGGGGATTGAGAAAGAACTTGAAGTTCTTCCCAGGTGCAAAATGCAGGTGAAGGAATAGGGGGAGCTTTATCGGGGAAGCTCGCGACTTTTTCGAGGCGCTCCATGGGGCTTAAGTCAGTGCTTTCAGGAATATAGGCAGTCGGAACGGCAAGCAGAGCTTTAAGATTATATTTTTGAAGGAGAGGAAAAACAAGATGATAAAAGTCAAAAAATGCATCGTCGAAGGTAAGACAGACGGAAGTTCCTTTAGGAAGGTTTTCACCTGGAAGAACAGTGGAGAAATGGGCCGCGATATAGGCAAGATGCTGCTCAAGCGTTTCGAGAGAGTTGGCGTACTTGCCACTACCGATCTTGTGATATAGGGGTGCGATTAGCATAGGCAAGCTTGAGGTATTTATAAAATGAGGTTTGAGCATTATATAGTGAGATGATGTAGCCTTCGTGGCCGCCAAGAAAACCGCGTTTAAAGACATAGGACTTAATAAAGGCAAAGCCTCCGTGGAAAAGGGCAGTTAGCATCGAGGAACGCTTTTTGTGGGCATGCTGTTGTGCGAAGAGGGTAGTATAACTTTCCATCTTCTGGAGGAAGTCCGAGATTGATCGGTAGGAGTAGTGCTTTGCCGGTGCGGTCAAGGGCACTTCCTGGAGAGACTTGGTTTGTATCCGTTCATGCACTTGATCGTCTGTAAAGGAGGTCACTGATCTATTGTAGAGTCGAGTGTGTCGGTCCGGGTACCAGCCGCACCATTTGATATGCCGTCCATTGAAATAGTTATTGAAAGGGAAAGAGTAGACTTTTTGGGAGTCGAGGGGCAGTGCTAGGATCTCATTAGCAAGCTCAGGTGTAAGTACTTCGTCGCTGTCAAGAGAAAGAATCCAATCCTGGGTGGCATATTCAGCAGCAAGATTATGCAGCGGTCCGAAGCCGATAAAGGGGCTTTTGAAGATCTTTACGTTGGGATGTATTTGAGCAAAATCAAGAGTGGCATCGTTGGATCCTGTATCAAGCAAGATCACTTCATCAAACAGGCGAACCGATTCAAGGACTAACCCAATTGTCTCTTCATTATTCTTTGTTAAAATTGTTACACTGATCATACGCCCAGGATACCATAAAATGGATTTGCCTGGGAAATCAAAAATTCTTTCTCTTTAAGGGGGGATTTTTTATAGTGAGTCATTTAGGAGAATTGCAGATGGCAAAGAACTATAGATTTGATACTGGGTACACGTTTGATGATGTGGCTCTTGTTCCTCAGTTTAACAACGTTCCCTCGAGGACTGAGCCAATGCTCAACTCGTGGCTCACAAAGAGTCGGAAGCTCGGAATTCCCATTTTATGTGCTAATATGGACACCACGATTTCTGAGGGACTTGCCGAGATATTGACTCAAAGAGGCTCGATTCCCATTTATCATCGATTCACAAAAGATTTTGAAGCTCAGGAAGCGTGGGTTAAGAAATTTGGAGAAAAGACGTTTGTTTCATGTGGAATTGGAAAGGGGAAAACTGCTGAGGTTCGGAAGCTGTTTGACATGGGGGCTGCGGGTGTCTGTGTTGATGTGGCGCATGGTCACTCTGAAAAAATGCTCCATTTCATTGAAGAGCTAAAGAAAACGCATCCAGACCGCGATGTGATTGCAGGGAATGTTTGTACTCCAATGGCATATCAGGACCTTGTGAATGCTGGAGCTGATGCTGTCAAGGTTGGAGTAGGTCCTGGCGCCGCTTGCACAACGCGTGTGATCACAGGGTTTGGTGTGCCACAGTTTACCTCTATTTTTGAGTGCGCAAAAATTGCAGAAAAGCTGAGGGTTCCGTTGATTGCTGATGGAGGGATCCGTACGAGCAAAGATGTGGTTTTGGCCTTAGCTGCCGGCGCGAGCTCTGTAATGATAGGGAAGCTCTTCGCTTTGACCGATGAAAGTGCTGCTGAAAAAAAAGATGGAAAGGCTAAATTCCGTGGACAAGCGAGCGAAGACTTCCAGACGGATTTCTATGGGGGACTTAAGGAAAAAACAGTTGCAGAGGGAGTGGATTTTTGGGGTCCAGTAAGTGGCCCGGCTATAGAACTGATTGACCTCCTGTTAGGAGGGATCCGAAGTGGGCTTACTTATGGCGGGGCTAGAAATATCAAGGAGCTTCAAAGGAAGGCAGAATTTGTCGAGGTAACTCCTACCTATGTTCGCGAAAGTCATCCAAGGCCAGGCGAATAATGCATAAAAAATTGGGCGTCTGGATGTTGACGTCTTTAGTTGTTGGGAACATGGTGGGATCGGGGGTCTTTTTGCTCCCAGCATCTCTTGCGAAGTTTGGAAGCATTACCATTTTTAGCTGGATTGCAACCGCAATTGGGGCAATGTTTCTCGCGTTAGTTTTTGCAAAACTCAGTAAAATGTTTCCAAAAACGGGAGGGCCTTATATCTATTGCAAAGAAGGATTTGGGAATTTTATTGGTTTCCAAGTTGCTTATAATTTCTGGATTTGCAAATGGGCTGGAAGCGCTGCTATAGCAACAGCACTTACTGGATATTTGAGCGCGTTCTTTCCTGTATTAGACCATAATAACTTTTATGCTTTTCTTGTAACTGCTGGAGCTGTTTGGCTATTTACCCTTGTGAATATTATTGGGGTCCATTTGGCGGGGAGTTTTCAGCTAGTCTTTACGATTATAAAATATATCCCGCTCATTCTTGCCGCTGTTATTGGGATTTTCTATGTTGATTTTGAGAATTTAGCGTATTTTAATGTCAGTGGAAAATCGAGCTTTGCTGCTCTTTCTAGTGGAGCTATGCTCACACTATGGGCGTTTTTAGGGCTAGAGTCCGCTTCTATTCCGGCTGATGATGTCGAAAACCCTGAAAAGACGATTCCACGTGCAACGATTATTGGGACAAGCCTTGCTGCAGTTGTTTATATTTTGTGCACGATTGCGATTATGGGGGTTGTTCCAATGCCTGAGCTCCAGGATTCGGCAGCTCCATTTGCTGATTTTGCGAAGAAAATTTTTGGACCATGGGGAATGTATGCTATGGGCGCCGTTGCTGTAGTCTCTTGCGCAGGGGCATTGAATGGCTGGATTCTCGTTCAAGGTCAGATTCCTATGGCTGCGGCAAAGGATCAACTGTTCCCCAGACGATTTGGAAAGGTTTCAAAAGGACGCTCACCGGTCTTTGGACTTGTCCTTTCATCTACCTTAATTACACTGCTGCTGACACTGAACTTTAATAAAAATTTAGTCGATAAATTTACCATTATCATTTCACTTGCTACTCTTGCTGGGATCACTGCCTTCCTTTATACCTCTGTGGCAGAGTTTGTTATCTATATTAAGTATCCTGAAAAGGCTCATAAAAAGAAAGTTGCAAAGACGTTAACGATTTCAGGGCTGGCTTTCTTGTATACTTTTTGGGCAACTGCAAGTGCAGGGCAGGAGATTGTTTTTTATGGGTCTCTCTTAATGTTTAGTAGTATTCCTATTTATGGATGGATGGAGTGGCAAAAATATCGAAAATCGATCTTAAAAAAGAGCGAGTCTTGATGAATAAGAAGTTAGGCGTTTCGATGCTGACGGCTTTAGTTGTTGGGAACATGGTGGGGTCGGGAGTTTTTCTGCTCCCAGCGTCTTTAGCGAGTTTTGGAGGTATCACGATTTTTAGTTGGATTGCCACAGCAATGGGGGCAATGCTTCTTGCGTTGGTTTTTGCAAAATTGAGTAAACTTTTTTCCCGTCGATTTGGAAGGGTATCAAAAAATTGTTCGCCAGTTTTTGGAATTGTTCTGTCCTCTGTGTTGGTGACATTGGTATTGATCCTAAATTTTAATAAGAATTTAGTAGATCAGTTTACCTTTATTATCTCTCTTGCAACACTAGCTGGAATTATTGCCTATTTGTACACATCTGTAGCGGAGTTTGTAATCTATATCAAGTATCCTGAAAAGGCGCACAAGAAAAAGATTGTTAAGACCTTAACAATTTCAGGACTTGCTTTTTTGTATACGTTTTGGGCGACTATTAGCGCGGGACAGGGGGTGGTCTTTTATGGATCATTATTATTATTTAGCAGCATCTCCATCTATGGATGGATGGAATGGCAAAAACATCGAAGTATAATTTTAAATCGAGTGACTACAGATGAATAAGAAGTTAGGGGTTTGGATGTTGACGGCCTTGGTCGTCGGAAATATGATTGGGTCCGGAGTATTTTTGCTCCCAGCATCGCTAGCTAGCTTTGGAAGTATTACAGTCTTTAGCTGGTGTGCAACAGCAGTTGGAGCGATGCTTCTGGCTTTAGTTTTTGCGAAGCTGAGTACTCTCTTTCCTAAGACAGGAGGTCCTTACATCTACTGTAAGGAGGGCTTTGGGGATTTTGTTGGTTTTCAGGTAGCCTATAACTACTGGGTATATATGTGGGTAGGGAATGCCGCAATCGCTGTGGCATTTACAGGGTATTTAAGCATATTTTTTCCAGAACTTGCCTATAATAATGTACATGCATTTTTCATTACCGCTGGAGCGGTTTGGTTTTTTACAATTGTGAATATTATTGGAGTTCACCTAGCAGGGAAGTTTCAGCTTGTTTTAACAGTCCTAAAGTTTGTTCCTCTTCTTTTGATTGCTGTGATAGGAATTTTCTTCGTGGATACTGCAAATTTGGCTTACTTTAATGTGAGCGGAAAATCGAACTTTAGCGCTCTTTCGGGTGGAGCTATGCTTACTCTCTGGGCCTTTTTAGGGATGGAATCTGCATCGATTCCTGCTGATGATGTAAAAGACCCAAAAAAAACGATCCCAAGAGCAACAATACTCGGAACTGCGATAACAGCTGTTGTTTATATTCTGAGCACTGTGGCGATTATGGGTGTAATCCCTATGCCGGAACTTAAAGATTCTACAGCTCCTTTTGCAGATTTAGCGGGAAAGATTTTTGGACCGTGGGGAATGTATGTGATGGGCGCAGCTGCAGTCATTTCATGTGCAGGTGCTTTGAATGGGTGGATTCTTCTTCAAGGGCAGATTCCTATGGCAGCAGCAAAAGATAAGCTATTTCCCAAGCCGTTTGCAAAGGTTTCTAAATCTCGCTCACCTGTTTTTGGAATTGTTATTTCTTCAGTACTGATCACTCTAATTCTCCTTTTGAATTTCAATAAAGGGCTAGTCGATCAGTTTACATTTATCATTTCTTTGGCAACGCTTGCTGCGATTATTGCATACCTATATACCTCTGTTGCTGAGTTTGTTGTTTATATTAAACATCCCGATAAAATGGATCAAAAGAAGGTGATAAAGTCCTTATCAATT
The window above is part of the Candidatus Neptunochlamydia sp. REUL1 genome. Proteins encoded here:
- the smpB gene encoding SsrA-binding protein SmpB; translated protein: MKKKSESELVSNRRARHDYEILETFEAGMSLQGTEIKSLRDHGGSLQESYVIIDRMEAWLKGCSIAPYSFGNIHNHEEKRDRKLLLHKREIEKLKRSIQEKGLTIIPLAIYLTRGRAKVKIAISRGKKQHDKRSSIKEREHKRSMERALKS
- a CDS encoding CC0125/CC1285 family lipoprotein, producing the protein MKKLWIVGLALLLVGCSTATTYHAKDFHGEGYGDYRLSADRFTVTFRANEHTEPEDVRRFALRRASEVATNYGYRYFIVEQERDLSHTSTVKSKEERVSSFIDLLEGTEDPQKKIIVREREVQKPAMEFMIRCYNEKPKQDVIDAYQFLAYQAS
- a CDS encoding TerC family protein; this encodes MLDQTFSLVDIPRLITLIFLEGILSLDNALAIAIIVRGLPHQLRQKALFIGLVSAVVLRAIGVLSAAYLIQLYWVQLVGGTYLIYLALSHILSRRRSEVQAPKQRSFWGTVVMVEFTDFIFAIDSILAGLALIGVCFQHHEFPPKIWIVYVGGISGLILMRFAARIFTDLIDKYPRLEIGAHLIVGWIGLKLLLDVLFKGLPTWTEPIFWCGIILFFVYGFLKKPGKQGTGTHQ
- a CDS encoding IS630 transposase-related protein; this encodes MTYSLDFRKKALSIRSREKLSFAQAAKCFGVSVNSLFLWSKQIEPKQTKNRPAIKIDKETLMEDVEKYPDAFCYERANRLNVTASGIRSAMKRLKISYKKNIKASQSLRKKKRHFSGKDRKI
- a CDS encoding transposase; the encoded protein is MPIVYIDESGFAHDMPRTHGYAKIGERCFGTHDWGAKGRTNVIGALIGKSLLTLALFDCTINTATNMLSNTISVGNNPIDVEIASDGNFAYVTGASSDSLSVIDIGTSTVSATIGISNSICKE
- a CDS encoding polysaccharide deacetylase family protein; this translates as MLIAPLYHKIGSGKYANSLETLEQHLAYIAAHFSTVLPGENLPKGTSVCLTFDDAFFDFYHLVFPLLQKYNLKALLAVPTAYIPESTDLSPMERLEKVASFPDKAPPIPSPAFCTWEELQVLSQSPLIQIASHSLHHRPFTSKHINIENELFLSKKLLEEKLSTPISSFVYPFGLFTQKAQTLAKKHYKYIFRIGSAHNISWKNTNQLLYRINADELPTTHFPFDPLSRWKLATRFFLNTVRGR
- a CDS encoding glycosyltransferase family 2 protein — translated: MISVTILTKNNEETIGLVLESVRLFDEVILLDTGSNDATLDFAQIHPNVKIFKSPFIGFGPLHNLAAEYATQDWILSLDSDEVLTPELANEILALPLDSQKVYSFPFNNYFNGRHIKWCGWYPDRHTRLYNRSVTSFTDDQVHERIQTKSLQEVPLTAPAKHYSYRSISDFLQKMESYTTLFAQQHAHKKRSSMLTALFHGGFAFIKSYVFKRGFLGGHEGYIISLYNAQTSFYKYLKLAYANRTPISQDR
- a CDS encoding guanosine monophosphate reductase, yielding MAKNYRFDTGYTFDDVALVPQFNNVPSRTEPMLNSWLTKSRKLGIPILCANMDTTISEGLAEILTQRGSIPIYHRFTKDFEAQEAWVKKFGEKTFVSCGIGKGKTAEVRKLFDMGAAGVCVDVAHGHSEKMLHFIEELKKTHPDRDVIAGNVCTPMAYQDLVNAGADAVKVGVGPGAACTTRVITGFGVPQFTSIFECAKIAEKLRVPLIADGGIRTSKDVVLALAAGASSVMIGKLFALTDESAAEKKDGKAKFRGQASEDFQTDFYGGLKEKTVAEGVDFWGPVSGPAIELIDLLLGGIRSGLTYGGARNIKELQRKAEFVEVTPTYVRESHPRPGE
- a CDS encoding amino acid permease: MHKKLGVWMLTSLVVGNMVGSGVFLLPASLAKFGSITIFSWIATAIGAMFLALVFAKLSKMFPKTGGPYIYCKEGFGNFIGFQVAYNFWICKWAGSAAIATALTGYLSAFFPVLDHNNFYAFLVTAGAVWLFTLVNIIGVHLAGSFQLVFTIIKYIPLILAAVIGIFYVDFENLAYFNVSGKSSFAALSSGAMLTLWAFLGLESASIPADDVENPEKTIPRATIIGTSLAAVVYILCTIAIMGVVPMPELQDSAAPFADFAKKIFGPWGMYAMGAVAVVSCAGALNGWILVQGQIPMAAAKDQLFPRRFGKVSKGRSPVFGLVLSSTLITLLLTLNFNKNLVDKFTIIISLATLAGITAFLYTSVAEFVIYIKYPEKAHKKKVAKTLTISGLAFLYTFWATASAGQEIVFYGSLLMFSSIPIYGWMEWQKYRKSILKKSES
- a CDS encoding amino acid permease, with the translated sequence MNKKLGVSMLTALVVGNMVGSGVFLLPASLASFGGITIFSWIATAMGAMLLALVFAKLSKLFSRRFGRVSKNCSPVFGIVLSSVLVTLVLILNFNKNLVDQFTFIISLATLAGIIAYLYTSVAEFVIYIKYPEKAHKKKIVKTLTISGLAFLYTFWATISAGQGVVFYGSLLLFSSISIYGWMEWQKHRSIILNRVTTDE
- a CDS encoding amino acid permease, whose protein sequence is MLTALVVGNMIGSGVFLLPASLASFGSITVFSWCATAVGAMLLALVFAKLSTLFPKTGGPYIYCKEGFGDFVGFQVAYNYWVYMWVGNAAIAVAFTGYLSIFFPELAYNNVHAFFITAGAVWFFTIVNIIGVHLAGKFQLVLTVLKFVPLLLIAVIGIFFVDTANLAYFNVSGKSNFSALSGGAMLTLWAFLGMESASIPADDVKDPKKTIPRATILGTAITAVVYILSTVAIMGVIPMPELKDSTAPFADLAGKIFGPWGMYVMGAAAVISCAGALNGWILLQGQIPMAAAKDKLFPKPFAKVSKSRSPVFGIVISSVLITLILLLNFNKGLVDQFTFIISLATLAAIIAYLYTSVAEFVVYIKHPDKMDQKKVIKSLSISALAFIYTFWATVSAGQEIIFYGSLLMFTSIPIYGWMEWQKYRKNIVSENGHG